One Deinococcus sp. LM3 genomic region harbors:
- a CDS encoding ABC transporter ATP-binding protein: MLEVQDLGIRFGGLHAVKDVTASIPAGQITAIIGPNGAGKSTFFNLISGFYQPTSGRIQFAGEDITRLKTHEVVSRGIARTFQTTTIYRELTVLENAMIGHRVRTRAGLLDALLRTGRERQDVQGSRDGAMAALTRVGLAAQAHLPAGALTQEGQKRVGIAMALSSDPKLLLLDEPAAGMNPEETVNLMALIRELVAGGLTVALVEHKMSLVMGLADGIVVLHHGQKIAQGTPAQVSRDPAVIEAYLGSHAHGGQMGQTTPAEKGGAHA, from the coding sequence GTGCTTGAAGTTCAGGATCTGGGAATTCGTTTCGGCGGGCTGCACGCCGTGAAAGACGTGACGGCCAGCATTCCCGCCGGGCAGATCACGGCCATCATCGGGCCGAACGGCGCGGGCAAGAGCACCTTCTTCAACCTGATCAGCGGGTTCTACCAGCCCACCTCGGGCCGCATCCAGTTCGCCGGGGAGGACATCACGCGCCTGAAAACGCATGAGGTCGTGTCGCGCGGCATTGCCCGCACCTTCCAGACGACCACCATCTACCGGGAACTGACGGTGCTGGAAAACGCCATGATCGGCCACCGGGTCCGCACGCGCGCCGGGCTGCTGGACGCGCTGCTGCGCACCGGCCGTGAACGGCAGGACGTGCAGGGCAGCCGCGACGGGGCCATGGCCGCCCTGACCCGCGTGGGACTGGCCGCCCAGGCGCACCTGCCCGCCGGGGCGCTCACGCAGGAGGGGCAGAAACGCGTCGGGATCGCCATGGCGCTGTCCAGCGACCCGAAACTGCTGCTGCTGGACGAACCGGCCGCCGGCATGAACCCCGAGGAGACCGTGAACCTGATGGCCCTGATCCGCGAACTCGTGGCGGGCGGCCTGACGGTCGCGCTCGTGGAACACAAGATGAGCCTCGTGATGGGACTGGCCGACGGCATCGTGGTGCTGCACCACGGGCAGAAGATCGCGCAGGGCACGCCCGCGCAGGTCAGCCGCGACCCGGCCGTGATCGAGGCGTACC
- a CDS encoding malate dehydrogenase: MTTKQPVRVAVTGAAGQIGYSLLFRIASGDMLGKDQPVILQLLEITPALKALNGVVMELRDCAFPLLADIVTSDDPMVAFKDVDYALLVGAMPRKAGMERGDLLGANGGIFKPQGEALNAVASRDVKVLVVGNPANTNALIAQQNAPDLDAGQFTAMVRLDHNRAISQLAEKTGKPVSSIKNLTIWGNHSSTQYPDLSQATVDGQPALDQVDRDWYENSYISTVAKRGAAIIEARGLSSAASAASAAIDHMRDWALGTPEGEWVSMGIPSDGSYGIPEGLIYGFPVKCSGGKYEIVQGLPVSDFSRSKMDATAQELTEERDEVRKLGLVK, translated from the coding sequence ATGACGACCAAACAACCCGTCCGTGTCGCCGTCACCGGCGCCGCCGGCCAGATCGGCTACAGCCTTCTCTTCCGCATCGCCTCGGGCGACATGCTCGGCAAGGATCAGCCGGTCATTCTGCAACTGCTGGAGATCACGCCCGCGCTGAAGGCGCTGAACGGCGTGGTCATGGAGCTGCGTGACTGCGCGTTCCCGCTGCTGGCGGACATCGTGACGAGCGATGATCCGATGGTGGCGTTCAAGGACGTGGATTACGCGCTGCTGGTGGGTGCGATGCCGCGGAAGGCCGGGATGGAGCGCGGGGACCTGCTGGGCGCGAACGGCGGGATCTTCAAGCCGCAGGGTGAGGCGCTGAATGCTGTGGCGAGCCGTGACGTGAAGGTGCTCGTGGTGGGGAACCCCGCGAACACGAACGCCCTGATCGCGCAGCAGAACGCCCCGGACCTGGACGCGGGGCAGTTCACGGCGATGGTGCGTCTGGACCATAACCGCGCGATCAGCCAGCTGGCCGAGAAGACCGGGAAGCCCGTGAGCAGCATCAAGAACCTGACGATCTGGGGTAACCACAGCAGCACCCAGTACCCCGATCTGAGTCAGGCGACGGTGGACGGTCAGCCTGCGCTGGATCAGGTGGACCGCGACTGGTACGAGAACTCGTACATCTCGACGGTCGCCAAGCGTGGCGCGGCGATCATCGAGGCGCGCGGCCTGAGCAGCGCCGCCTCGGCCGCGAGCGCCGCGATCGACCACATGCGCGACTGGGCGCTGGGCACGCCCGAGGGCGAGTGGGTCAGCATGGGGATTCCCAGCGACGGCAGTTACGGCATTCCCGAGGGCCTGATCTACGGCTTCCCCGTGAAGTGCAGCGGCGGCAAGTACGAGATCGTGCAGGGCCTGCCCGTCAGTGACTTCAGCCGCAGCAAGATGGACGCCACGGCGCAGGAACTGACCGAGGAGCGGGACGAGGTCCGTAAGCTGGGTCTGGTCAAGTAA
- a CDS encoding response regulator: MTAHLPRRPSILIVDDSPGVLQTMEFLLSPHLPVRVADSGQAALAALTPDTALVLTDVRMPGMDGVELARTLRRTHPHLPVVFMTGIVEDDLRAEARELGVLDVLRKPLRPGVLFPALQEWLADSAPALGTPAVPPAAPPVAPAPPDTVPPPTRTPPSPTPPAPEPDPDQSAARRAQQAAQAQMFTAGLNVLPGVTAACAFDPAGVPLTPTPLDAEVGAYVRFLGTAAQGVAHHLQAAAPVRAVQLEFQDRVLVVCPVPFGYVAVVVRDTPGASSVKSWMRARLSHGLH, encoded by the coding sequence ATGACCGCCCACCTGCCCCGGCGACCCTCGATCCTGATCGTGGACGACAGCCCCGGGGTGCTCCAGACCATGGAGTTCCTGCTCTCGCCGCACCTGCCGGTCCGCGTGGCCGACAGCGGACAGGCGGCCCTGGCCGCCCTGACGCCCGACACGGCCCTGGTCCTGACCGACGTGCGCATGCCCGGCATGGACGGCGTGGAACTGGCCCGCACGCTGCGCCGCACCCACCCGCACCTGCCCGTGGTGTTCATGACCGGCATCGTCGAGGACGACCTGCGCGCCGAGGCCCGCGAGCTGGGCGTGCTGGACGTGCTGCGTAAGCCCCTGCGGCCCGGCGTGCTGTTCCCGGCGCTTCAGGAATGGCTGGCCGACAGCGCGCCTGCCCTCGGAACGCCCGCCGTGCCTCCGGCTGCCCCCCCAGTGGCCCCCGCACCGCCGGACACCGTTCCCCCACCCACCCGCACCCCACCCAGCCCCACGCCACCCGCCCCCGAACCCGACCCGGACCAGAGCGCCGCGCGCCGCGCCCAGCAGGCCGCGCAGGCTCAGATGTTCACCGCCGGCCTGAACGTCCTGCCCGGCGTGACCGCCGCCTGCGCCTTCGACCCGGCCGGCGTACCCCTGACCCCCACCCCCCTGGACGCCGAGGTCGGCGCGTACGTCCGTTTCCTCGGCACGGCCGCGCAGGGCGTCGCGCACCACCTTCAGGCCGCCGCGCCCGTCCGGGCCGTGCAACTGGAATTCCAGGACCGCGTACTCGTCGTGTGCCCCGTCCCGTTCGGGTACGTGGCCGTCGTCGTACGCGACACGCCCGGCGCCAGCAGCGTGAAATCCTGGATGCGCGCCCGCCTGAGCCACGGCCTGCACTGA
- a CDS encoding acyl-CoA thioesterase: protein MLELVFPKDTNYHGTAFGGWVLSLMDKAASIAAVRHAGGNVVTARMDGVDFHVPIRVGDAVALDAQVVKVGRTSMTIRVDVYREDMPTGEQELATTGYFVFVALDDHNRPRPVPALADGHDTSSAHPDHEARP from the coding sequence ATGCTGGAACTGGTGTTCCCCAAGGACACCAACTACCACGGCACCGCCTTCGGCGGCTGGGTGCTGTCCCTGATGGACAAGGCCGCCAGCATCGCCGCCGTCCGGCACGCCGGGGGCAACGTCGTGACCGCCCGCATGGACGGCGTGGACTTCCACGTGCCGATCCGGGTGGGCGACGCCGTGGCCCTCGACGCGCAGGTCGTGAAGGTCGGCCGGACCAGCATGACCATCCGCGTGGACGTGTACCGCGAGGACATGCCCACCGGCGAGCAGGAACTCGCCACCACCGGGTACTTCGTGTTCGTGGCGCTCGACGACCACAACCGCCCCCGCCCCGTTCCCGCCCTGGCCGACGGGCACGACACCAGCAGCGCCCACCCGGACCACGAGGCCCGCCCATGA
- a CDS encoding enoyl-CoA hydratase/isomerase family protein, producing MNTTQLTAPGAYPGLHLQLHDSGILEVVIRNDRTLNSVNADAHRALTRVWRDIDDTPGIRCVLVRGDGRGFSSGGDFTLIEDMSRDFTTLTRVWKEARDLVYNVINCSKPIVSAIHGPCVGAGLAVALLADVSITAHTARLLDGHVRLGVAAGDHAAIIWPLLCGLNKAKYHLMTGEPVSGIEAERIGLVSLTVPDDELMDRAWTVANQLAQGSPTAIRWTKYALNNWLRQAGPTFDASLALEFLGFTGPDVREGLSSLREKREPNFADDAPL from the coding sequence ATGAACACAACCCAACTCACCGCGCCCGGCGCGTACCCCGGCCTGCACCTGCAACTGCACGACAGCGGCATCCTGGAAGTCGTCATCCGCAACGACCGGACCCTGAACAGCGTGAACGCCGACGCGCACCGCGCCCTGACCCGCGTGTGGCGCGACATCGACGACACCCCAGGCATCCGCTGCGTCCTCGTGCGCGGCGACGGACGCGGCTTCTCCTCCGGCGGCGACTTCACCCTCATCGAGGACATGAGCCGCGACTTCACCACCCTCACCCGCGTCTGGAAAGAAGCCCGCGACCTCGTGTACAACGTCATCAACTGCTCAAAACCCATCGTCAGCGCCATCCACGGCCCCTGCGTCGGCGCCGGACTGGCCGTCGCCCTGCTCGCCGACGTCAGCATCACCGCCCACACCGCCCGCCTCCTCGACGGCCACGTCCGCTTAGGCGTCGCCGCCGGGGACCACGCCGCGATCATCTGGCCCCTCCTGTGCGGCCTGAACAAAGCCAAATACCACCTCATGACCGGCGAACCGGTCAGCGGCATCGAAGCCGAACGCATCGGCCTCGTCAGCCTCACCGTCCCCGACGACGAACTCATGGACCGCGCCTGGACAGTCGCCAACCAACTCGCCCAGGGCAGCCCCACCGCCATCCGCTGGACCAAATACGCCCTGAACAACTGGCTCCGGCAGGCTGGCCCCACCTTCGACGCCTCCCTGGCACTGGAATTCCTCGGCTTCACCGGCCCCGACGTCCGCGAGGGACTCAGCAGCCTCCGCGAAAAACGCGAACCGAACTTCGCAGACGACGCGCCACTGTAA
- a CDS encoding branched-chain amino acid ABC transporter permease, which produces MKRISWGWAALLVVAALLPLLRPSGYLLDIGVNIMIFAMVAYGMNVLLGYTGQLPLAHAGFFAIGAYTVGILTLKAGWSFWLAWPAAVLLCAALGLLLGLVAFRTRGDVFAIFTLGVGVIIMLVINKWDSLTGGNEGLNGVNPPAGLEAFAQALGLKLSAGFYYLALVSLVLTVVAVARARGSTFGLSLIAIRGGEDLARSAGINVYAHKLRAMMFSTAIAGFAGGVYAVYIGFLGSAAASPAQTFTILLYLLVGGLGTLAGPLLGTALMYGLTQALQGLEDYRFLIFGPLLVLLVMFAPQGLVGLWLRERAKRAVRAQGRAQEVKRA; this is translated from the coding sequence ATGAAACGCATTTCCTGGGGCTGGGCGGCGCTGCTGGTCGTCGCGGCGCTGCTGCCGCTGCTGCGGCCCAGCGGGTACCTGCTGGACATCGGCGTGAACATCATGATCTTCGCGATGGTCGCGTACGGCATGAACGTGCTGCTGGGCTACACCGGGCAGCTGCCGCTGGCGCACGCGGGCTTCTTTGCCATCGGCGCGTACACGGTCGGCATTCTGACCCTGAAGGCCGGGTGGAGTTTCTGGCTGGCGTGGCCGGCGGCGGTGCTGCTGTGCGCGGCGCTGGGCCTGCTGCTGGGGCTGGTGGCGTTCCGCACGCGCGGGGACGTGTTCGCGATCTTCACGCTGGGCGTGGGCGTGATCATCATGCTGGTCATCAACAAGTGGGACTCGCTGACCGGCGGGAACGAGGGCCTGAACGGCGTGAACCCCCCCGCCGGACTGGAAGCCTTCGCGCAGGCGCTGGGCCTGAAACTCTCGGCCGGTTTTTATTACCTGGCGCTCGTGTCGCTGGTCCTGACGGTCGTGGCGGTCGCCCGCGCACGCGGGAGCACCTTCGGGCTGTCCCTGATCGCCATCCGGGGCGGCGAGGACCTCGCGCGCAGCGCCGGCATCAACGTGTACGCCCACAAGCTGCGCGCCATGATGTTCTCAACGGCCATCGCGGGCTTCGCGGGCGGCGTGTACGCCGTGTACATCGGGTTCCTGGGATCGGCGGCGGCGTCCCCGGCGCAGACGTTCACGATCCTGCTGTACCTGCTGGTCGGCGGGCTGGGCACCCTGGCCGGGCCGCTGCTGGGCACCGCACTGATGTACGGCCTGACGCAGGCGCTGCAGGGCCTCGAAGACTACCGCTTCCTCATTTTCGGGCCGCTGCTGGTGCTGCTGGTCATGTTCGCGCCGCAGGGACTGGTGGGACTGTGGCTGCGGGAACGCGCCAAACGGGCCGTTCGGGCACAGGGACGCGCGCAGGAGGTGAAACGTGCTTGA
- a CDS encoding histidine phosphatase family protein, whose protein sequence is MTAPDPRTLHLTLVRHGATDWNGAGRWQGWTDTPLGTLGETQAARLHARLRGRAFDRVHSSDLSRAARTAELTLPGQPLTLDARLRELNFGQFEGVTTADVQRDPAYHDWQRDPWTLPAPGGGESLAQVGERLRDWADELSPGRVIAFTHGAAIRALLCRLFDWPARPVPGYVLPFSYQLAHTSLTTLTRAGDRWTLLTYNDHAHLEES, encoded by the coding sequence ATGACCGCCCCTGACCCCCGCACCCTGCACCTGACCCTGGTCCGGCACGGCGCGACCGACTGGAACGGAGCCGGCCGCTGGCAGGGCTGGACCGACACCCCGCTGGGCACCCTGGGTGAAACGCAGGCCGCGCGCCTGCACGCCCGCCTGCGGGGCCGCGCCTTCGACCGCGTGCACAGCAGCGACCTGAGCCGCGCCGCCCGCACCGCCGAACTGACCCTGCCGGGCCAGCCCCTGACCCTGGACGCCCGCCTGCGCGAACTGAACTTCGGGCAGTTCGAGGGCGTCACCACCGCCGACGTGCAGCGGGACCCCGCCTACCACGACTGGCAACGCGACCCCTGGACCCTGCCTGCCCCCGGCGGCGGCGAGAGCCTCGCGCAGGTCGGCGAGCGACTGCGCGACTGGGCCGACGAACTCTCGCCGGGCCGCGTGATCGCCTTCACGCACGGCGCCGCCATCCGCGCCCTGCTGTGCCGCCTGTTCGACTGGCCCGCCCGGCCCGTCCCCGGCTACGTGCTGCCCTTCAGCTACCAGCTGGCGCACACCAGCCTGACCACCCTGACCCGCGCCGGGGACCGCTGGACCCTGCTGACCTACAACGACCACGCCCACCTGGAAGAGAGCTGA
- a CDS encoding branched-chain amino acid ABC transporter permease yields MTLFLQQLFNAAALGGVYALVALGLTLVYGVMRVPNFAHGGLYMLGAYFTFAGLTRLGWPYLLSLLVAALLVAAIAALMERFIFYPLRDAPHVQPMIAAIGVLFFMEAAIAHPLVFGPEFQTMPSPINTIVNVGGVTVTGQRLLVIAASVLVVFGLNYFLKRTLTGATIEAMSQNREGARLVGIDTNRVGMLTFAISGALAAVAAALIAPINLVSPSMGEVMNLKVFAIIILGGMGSVPGAIVGAFLLAFAETFGGAYISTDFADVIGFAVLVLVLALKPQGLFRRSA; encoded by the coding sequence TTGACCCTGTTCCTGCAACAACTTTTCAATGCCGCGGCGCTGGGCGGCGTGTACGCCCTGGTCGCCCTGGGGCTGACGCTGGTGTACGGCGTGATGCGCGTCCCGAACTTCGCGCACGGCGGCCTGTACATGCTCGGCGCGTACTTCACCTTCGCGGGACTGACCCGGCTGGGCTGGCCGTACCTGCTGTCGCTGCTGGTGGCGGCGCTGCTGGTGGCGGCCATCGCCGCGCTGATGGAACGCTTCATCTTCTACCCGCTGCGGGACGCGCCGCACGTGCAGCCCATGATCGCCGCGATCGGGGTGCTGTTCTTCATGGAGGCCGCCATCGCGCACCCGCTCGTGTTCGGCCCGGAATTCCAGACCATGCCGTCGCCCATCAATACCATCGTGAACGTGGGCGGCGTGACCGTCACCGGGCAGCGCCTGCTCGTGATCGCGGCGAGCGTGCTGGTGGTGTTCGGCCTGAACTACTTCCTGAAACGCACCCTGACCGGCGCGACCATCGAGGCCATGAGCCAGAACCGTGAGGGCGCGCGGCTGGTGGGCATCGACACGAACCGGGTCGGCATGCTGACCTTCGCGATCAGCGGGGCGCTCGCGGCGGTCGCGGCGGCCCTGATCGCGCCCATCAATCTGGTGTCGCCCAGCATGGGTGAGGTCATGAACCTCAAGGTGTTCGCCATCATCATCCTGGGCGGCATGGGCAGCGTGCCGGGCGCCATCGTGGGCGCGTTCCTGCTGGCCTTCGCCGAGACGTTCGGCGGGGCGTACATCAGCACGGACTTCGCGGACGTGATCGGCTTCGCGGTGCTGGTGCTGGTCCTGGCCCTCAAGCCGCAGGGTCTGTTCCGGAGGAGCGCATGA
- a CDS encoding CAP domain-containing protein → MKLIGWGAGAVVAVALVACDPGPSAPSDGNGGNAGDELVTVTVIDASYNVTFDYKTTKSFSVSRSALPGFPQSQAEREMLEAINAERARGGVCPSGVFPAAAPLKFEGHLHKAATLYGRELAASGRMDLPHRSQVDNRVPSQRMVDAGYRPVPPSGIEWVFGESLAAGMNLTSPAEVIAAWKGSPSHCAALFEKVLDGTAAQVTGAAGTYWVLNIAGW, encoded by the coding sequence ATGAAACTGATTGGGTGGGGAGCGGGTGCGGTGGTGGCGGTGGCGTTGGTGGCGTGTGATCCGGGGCCGTCTGCTCCGTCGGATGGAAACGGCGGGAATGCCGGTGATGAGCTGGTGACGGTCACGGTCATAGACGCGTCGTACAACGTGACGTTCGATTACAAGACGACGAAGTCCTTCTCGGTGAGCCGTTCGGCGCTGCCGGGCTTCCCGCAGTCTCAGGCAGAGCGGGAGATGCTGGAGGCCATCAATGCGGAGCGGGCGCGGGGTGGGGTGTGTCCGTCCGGGGTGTTCCCGGCGGCGGCGCCACTGAAGTTCGAGGGGCACCTGCACAAGGCGGCGACGCTGTACGGGCGGGAGCTGGCGGCGTCCGGGCGGATGGATTTACCGCACCGCAGCCAGGTGGATAACCGGGTGCCGTCGCAGCGGATGGTGGACGCCGGGTACCGTCCGGTGCCGCCGAGTGGTATCGAGTGGGTGTTCGGGGAGAGTCTGGCGGCCGGGATGAACCTGACCAGTCCGGCCGAGGTGATCGCGGCGTGGAAGGGCAGCCCGTCGCACTGCGCGGCGCTGTTCGAGAAGGTGCTGGACGGCACGGCGGCGCAGGTGACCGGCGCGGCCGGAACGTACTGGGTGCTGAACATCGCGGGCTGGTGA
- a CDS encoding ferritin-like domain-containing protein — protein MSNPLNRRKFLGAAGAVGVTTALASCAPAMGMGQAKPNLDATIFNFALNLEYLEAAFYLAAVGRLEELDSVGGNSSKVILPAGFTGKNGDGVKFQSADVRAYANEVATDELNHVRIIRKVLGFGAVAQPTLDLGPAFLAAGSAASGGAITGFNPFANDLFFLHGAFIFEDVGVSAYKGAARLLSDTSAGGNLENAAGILAVEAYHAGMIRTLLYQLRDTQVTPALKVSDVVQAISNLRDSVDGALDVDQGILENGAANIVLADSNGIAYSRTPRQVGNIVFLAVDAVKGGFYPDGLSGDFSKILAL, from the coding sequence ATGAGCAACCCCCTGAACCGCCGTAAATTCCTCGGAGCTGCCGGCGCTGTCGGCGTCACGACCGCCCTGGCCAGCTGCGCGCCCGCCATGGGCATGGGTCAGGCCAAACCCAACCTGGACGCCACGATCTTCAACTTCGCGCTGAACCTCGAGTACCTGGAAGCGGCGTTCTACCTCGCGGCCGTGGGTCGCCTGGAGGAACTGGACAGCGTGGGCGGCAACAGCAGCAAGGTCATCCTGCCGGCCGGCTTCACCGGCAAGAACGGCGACGGCGTGAAATTCCAGTCGGCCGACGTGCGTGCCTACGCGAACGAGGTGGCGACCGACGAACTGAACCACGTCCGCATCATCCGCAAGGTGCTGGGCTTCGGCGCCGTGGCGCAGCCGACCCTGGACCTGGGTCCGGCCTTCCTGGCGGCCGGGAGTGCCGCGTCGGGCGGGGCGATCACGGGCTTCAACCCGTTCGCGAACGACCTGTTCTTCCTGCACGGCGCGTTCATCTTCGAGGACGTGGGTGTCAGCGCGTACAAGGGCGCGGCGCGCCTGCTGAGCGACACGAGCGCCGGCGGGAACCTGGAGAACGCGGCGGGCATCCTGGCCGTCGAGGCGTACCACGCGGGCATGATCCGCACCCTCCTGTACCAGCTCCGCGACACGCAGGTCACGCCGGCCCTGAAGGTCAGTGACGTGGTGCAGGCCATCAGCAACCTGCGTGACAGCGTGGACGGAGCCCTGGACGTGGATCAGGGCATCCTGGAGAACGGCGCGGCGAACATCGTGCTGGCTGACTCGAACGGCATCGCGTACAGCCGCACGCCCCGCCAGGTCGGGAACATCGTGTTCCTGGCCGTGGACGCCGTCAAGGGTGGCTTCTACCCCGACGGCCTCAGCGGCGACTTCAGCAAGATTCTCGCGCTGTAA
- a CDS encoding HD domain-containing protein, whose translation MTSRPARSAARPPGPLEPLLALDARLEGVWAWVQAQMRPDAAHDDAHLLRVARWTLRCAPEVAPVLAVAAALTHDVVNLPKNHPQRAQASELGAQAVKEALPALGFTPADAHEVALAVRDHSYSRGAVPQTPLGAALQDADRLDALGALGVLRVAGVGGQLGRALLDPLDPWAQTREPDDLAFTVDHFFTKLLRLEGTFHTPAGQAEARRRTRTMRAFLAELAAELEVAPPGE comes from the coding sequence GTGACCTCCCGACCTGCCCGATCCGCTGCCCGGCCGCCCGGCCCGCTGGAACCGCTGCTGGCCCTGGATGCCCGCCTGGAGGGCGTGTGGGCCTGGGTGCAGGCGCAGATGCGCCCGGACGCCGCGCACGACGACGCGCACCTGCTGCGGGTGGCCCGCTGGACGCTGCGCTGCGCGCCGGAGGTGGCGCCGGTCCTGGCGGTCGCGGCGGCCCTGACGCACGACGTGGTGAACCTGCCCAAGAATCACCCGCAGCGGGCGCAGGCCAGCGAACTGGGCGCGCAGGCCGTAAAGGAGGCCCTGCCGGCGCTGGGGTTCACGCCCGCCGACGCGCACGAGGTCGCGCTGGCCGTGCGGGACCACAGCTACTCGCGCGGCGCAGTGCCGCAGACGCCGCTGGGCGCGGCCCTGCAGGACGCCGACCGCCTGGACGCCCTGGGCGCGCTGGGGGTGCTGCGCGTGGCGGGCGTGGGCGGTCAGCTGGGGCGGGCGCTGCTGGACCCGCTCGATCCCTGGGCGCAGACGCGCGAGCCGGACGACCTGGCGTTCACGGTCGATCACTTCTTCACCAAGCTGCTGCGGCTGGAAGGGACCTTTCACACGCCGGCCGGTCAGGCCGAGGCGCGCCGCCGCACCCGCACCATGCGCGCCTTCCTGGCGGAACTGGCCGCCGAACTGGAGGTCGCGCCGCCCGGCGAGTGA
- a CDS encoding ABC transporter substrate-binding protein: MNKRLLFPALFAALAGSALADKVVSIGYSGPLSGGAAFYGKDVQSGLEMAIKELNQTGVTVKGEKVTFKLVSLDDRYLPNETATNVRRLTSQGVSIVFVPHSGGILTVQPLTARDPEFLLVAYSSEPKILEAKNPMTFMLPPRFDNYFQPFTATQMKAYGKKLGLIPTTSAYGKQWTEGLVEEWKKQGGTVGANNGVDYNTTVDYSSAVSKALAEKPDVLFIGGPSQPTALVVKAAREQGFKGGFIVMDQAKFEQMDTIVPRSYLDGSVGILPTIEYAGTQVFKAQYQRQFKKIPTSEAALNYMGMNIIAKAMELAGTTEDPKAIRAKLDAAAKALPLGKTVYKLAGVTAGGHVDAEFVIASVKNGKYTKLRMTKVFK, encoded by the coding sequence ATGAACAAACGTCTCCTCTTCCCCGCCCTGTTCGCGGCCCTGGCCGGTTCTGCGCTGGCCGACAAGGTCGTCAGCATCGGGTACTCCGGCCCACTCTCCGGCGGCGCCGCCTTCTACGGTAAAGACGTGCAGAGCGGCCTCGAGATGGCCATCAAGGAACTGAACCAGACCGGCGTGACCGTCAAGGGCGAGAAGGTCACCTTCAAGCTCGTCTCGCTGGACGACCGCTACCTGCCCAACGAGACGGCCACCAACGTGCGCCGCCTGACCAGCCAGGGCGTGAGCATCGTGTTCGTTCCGCACTCGGGCGGCATCCTGACCGTTCAGCCCCTGACGGCCCGCGATCCGGAATTCCTGCTCGTGGCGTACTCCAGCGAACCCAAGATCCTGGAAGCCAAGAACCCCATGACGTTCATGCTGCCGCCGCGTTTCGACAACTACTTCCAGCCGTTCACGGCCACCCAGATGAAAGCCTACGGCAAGAAACTGGGTCTGATTCCCACCACCAGCGCCTACGGCAAGCAGTGGACCGAGGGTCTGGTCGAGGAATGGAAGAAGCAGGGCGGCACGGTCGGCGCGAACAACGGCGTGGACTACAACACCACCGTGGACTACTCCAGCGCCGTCAGCAAGGCCCTGGCCGAGAAACCCGACGTGCTGTTCATCGGCGGCCCCAGCCAGCCGACCGCGCTGGTCGTGAAGGCCGCGCGCGAGCAGGGCTTCAAGGGCGGGTTCATCGTGATGGACCAGGCCAAGTTCGAGCAGATGGACACCATCGTGCCCCGCTCGTACCTGGATGGCAGCGTGGGCATCCTGCCGACCATCGAGTACGCCGGCACGCAGGTGTTCAAGGCGCAGTACCAGCGTCAGTTCAAGAAGATCCCCACCAGCGAGGCCGCGCTGAACTACATGGGCATGAACATCATCGCCAAGGCGATGGAACTCGCGGGCACCACCGAGGATCCCAAGGCGATCCGCGCGAAGCTGGACGCCGCCGCCAAGGCCCTGCCGCTCGGCAAGACCGTGTACAAACTCGCGGGCGTGACCGCCGGCGGGCACGTGGACGCCGAATTCGTGATCGCCAGCGTCAAGAACGGCAAGTACACCAAGCTGCGCATGACGAAAGTCTTCAAGTAA